The genomic region GCGAGTTGGCAGGTCATGAGACGGAGCGGGTCTAACCGTGATTGGGGAGGGCTTCACCGAGGAGACGTTCCAGCTGAGCCCTGAAGGCTGCCCCCCGGCGGATGGCCCAGCAGGGACACAGGCCTGGAAAGTGGGCCTGGCGTGTCTGCCTTGAGTGGCCAAAGCATCAGAGTTGGGGGTGTGGGGTGCAGTTTCAGTCTAGGAGCGATCAGAGGCTTCTTGGCAAGGGAGCAGGTTTCTCCAGCCGTCCTGTGGGGAGCAAATTAAGAGGGGCAGGTTTAGCTGCCAGGATGCTGGCACCCAACCGGAACCCCCTGCCTGGCCTCAGCTCCCCTGACTAGCAAGCCTCCCAGTAGGGGAAGGCTGGGCCATGGCATACCCACCACCAGAACCACCTGTCAGGTGGGCCCTGGCTCCTCTGCACACGGTTCCGAGTGGCTCCCCTGGGCCCTCTGAGTCCGGCAGCCTGTCCCTGCTCCAGGCAAGGCTGCCACCCTCGGCTGTGCCTGGTCAGGTGTGATCGCAGTGTGAGAGGATGCTCAGTGTAACATGGGTTCCTGCGTGGGCTGCACTGATGCCCCTGCACACTGACCCCGGATGAACCTGCCTCCTTTGTTAACAAGAGTGCAGCCTGGAGGCAGCGTCCTCTCTGAATTGGCCCCTCCCCTTGATGAGCTCTCCCTTCGAACCCGGTAAGCAGCCCCAGCCAGGCCCTGACCCTGGCAGAGGGCCTCGGTGGGGGAGAGCCtctctgttgctgttcagtcgctaagtcacgtctgctctgtgcggccccatggactgcagtgcgccaggcctcgAAGCCTCCCTGTTGGGTGCCCACCCCTGACATCTCCCGACGGAAGCCCACTGTGGACCCAATGCAAGTGAATTTCTGGTGGGTCCTGCCAACCCTCGCCTGCCCTCTGGCCCTCTCCTGCTCAGCCCTGCCCAGGGCAGCCTTCGCTGTGCCCAGTGCTTGCCCTCACCGCACAGCTCTACCGAGCCTGTGCCACGGTGCGCCTGTTCTGAGTGCAGGCTGGGATGCAAATCGGTGTCCACCAtgggagaaaaatgaagctggGCCAGCTGGTGGAGTGCGTGGCCCCACAAGCTCCAGGGGAGCCCCACTGATGCTGCTGAGCCCTAGCGACCTCCTCTTCCAGTACTGACACCGGGTAAGCAACTCGGGCCCGCTTCCGCAGGTTTTCTGTCATGGACACTGGGTGGGAGATGGTGGAAGTCTAGGGTGGGACCCTGGCTCTCACTGACTGCCGGGTGCCCTCAGACAAACCCCCTTCATTGGAGCCCCAGGTCCCCCCTTAGATGGGGGAGACCCTGTTTCCTCGAACAGTACTTGGCATTGTGGTGTCTGACGTGGAAGGTACTTGGTGTGCTGGGCTTGTTGCAGGaaaagggggaccccttccagggcccaaaagtgggctcttgtgtaacactcggaaatgaattgtctgaggagacactcctgctgacaaagcaagagactttactgGGAAGGGGCGCCTGggcggagagcaggagggtaagggaagccaggagaactgctctgccacgtggctcgcagtctcgggttttatggtgatgggattagtttctgggttgtctttggccaattgttctgactcagggtccttgcTGGTGGCGCACATGTTGTTCAGCCAAGACGGATGCCTAaattaccatcagttcagttcagttcagtcactcagtcgtgtccgactctttgtgaccccatgaatcgcagcacgccaggcctccctgttcatcaccaactcccagagttcactcagactcaaatccatcgagtcagtgatgccatccagccatctcatcctctgtcgtccccttctcctcctgcccccaatccctcccagcatcagagtcttttccaatgagtcagctctttgcatgaggtggccaaagtactggagtttcagtttcagcatcattccctccaaagaaatcccagggctgatctccttcagaatggactggttggatctccttgcagtccaagggactctcaagagtcttctccaacaccacagttcaaaagaatcaattctttggtgctcagccttcttcagagtccaactctcacatccatacatgaccactggaaaaaccatagccttgactagacggacctttgttggcaaagtagtctctgcttttgatatgctatctaggttggtcataactttccttccaaggagtaagcgtcttttaatttcatggctgcagtcaccatctgccgtgattctggggcccaaaaaaataaagtctgccactgtttccccatctatttcccatgaagtgatggcaccagatgccatgatcttcgttttctgaatgttgagctttaagccagctttttcactctccactttgactttcatcaagaggctttttggttcctcttcactttctgccataaggagggtgacaatatacagccttgatgtattccttttcctatttggaaccagtgtgttgttccatgtccagttctaactattgcttcctgacctgcatacaaatttctcaagaggcaggtcaggtggtctggtattcccatctccttcagaattttccacagtttattgtgatccacacagtcaaaggctttggcatagtcaataaagcagaaatagatgtttttctggaactctctgctttttctgcgatccagcggatgttggcaatttgatctctggttcctctgccttttctaaaaccagcttgaacatcaggaagttcacggttcacatattgctgaagcctggcttggagaattttgagcactactttactagcatgtgagatgagtgcaattgtgtggtagtttgagcattctttggcattgcctctctttgggattggaatgaaaactgaccttttccagtcctgtggccactgctgagttttccaaatgtgctggcatattgagtgcagcactttgacagcatcatctttcagatttgaaatagctcaactggaattccatcacctccactagctttgtttgtagtgatactttctaaggcccacttgacttcacattccaggatgtctggctgtaggtgagtgatcacaccatcgtgattatcttggtcgtgaagatcttttttgtacagttcttctgtgtattcttgccacctcttcttaatatcttctgcttctgttaggtccataccatttctgtcctttattaagcccttctttgcatgaaatgttcccttggtatctctaattttcttgaaaagatctctagtctttcccattctgttgttttcctctatttctttgcaaattgatcgctgaggaaggctttcttatctcttgttgctattctttggaactctgcattcagatgcttatatctttccttttctcctttgcttttcgcttctcttcttttcacagctatttgtaaggcctccccagacagccattttgcttttttgcatttcttttccatggggatggtcttgatccctgtctcctgtacaatgtcatgaacctcattccatagttcatcaggcactctatctatcagatctagtcccttaaatctatttctcacttccactgtataatcataagggatttgatttaggtcatacctcaatgatctagtggttttccctactttcttcaatttaagtctgaatttggcaataaggagttcatgatctgatccacagtcagctcccggtcttgtttttgctgactgtatagagcttctccatctttggctgcaaagaacataatcaatctgatttcagtgttgaccatctggtgatgtccatgggtgtttgctatgaccagtgcattttcttggcaaaactctattagtctttgccctgcttcattccgtattccaaggccaaatttgcctgttactccaggtgtttcttgacttcctacttttgcattccagttccctataatgaaaaggacatctttcttgggtgttctaaaaggtcttgtagcctggtgttatctatataaatccatcccataattgcagattttttttccttcactgaaaCTTTGCTTGTTGCTCtaattaaacaacaataaactCAATATTTATgtaaagcaacagaatgggaaagaccagagatcttttcaagaaaattagagataccaagggaatatttcatgcaaagatgggctcaataaaggacagaaatggtatggacctaacagaagcagaagatattaagaagagctggcaagaatacacagaactgtacaaaaaagatcttcacgaccaagataatcacgatggtgtgatcactgacctagagccagacatcctggaatgtgaagtccagtgggccttagaaagtatcactacgaacaaagctagtggaggtgatggaattccagttgagctatttcaaatcctgaaagatgatgctgtgaaagtgccgcactcaatatgccagcacatttggaaaactcagcagtggccacaggactggaaaaggtcagttttcattccaatcccaaagagaggcaatgccaaagaatgctcaaactaccgcacaattgcactcatctcacacgctagtaaagtagtgctcaaaattctccaagccaggcttcagcaatatgtgaaccatgaacttcctgatgttcaagctggttttagaaaaggcagaggaaccagagatcaaattgccaacatcggctggatcacggaaaaagcaagagagttccagaaaaaacatctatttctgctttattgactatgccaaagcctttgactgtgtggatcacaataaactgtggaaaattctgaaggagatgggaataccagaccacctgatctgcctcttgagaaatttgtatgcaggtcaggaagtaacagttagaactggacatggaacaacagactggttccaaataggaaaaggagtacgtcaaggctgtatattgtcaccctgcttatttaatttatatgcagagtacatcatgagaaatgctggactggaagaagcacaagctggaatcaagattgccgggagaaatagcaataacctcagatatgcagatgacatcacccttatggcagaaagtgaagaggaactaaaaagcctcttgatgaaagtgaaagtggagagtgaaaacgttggcttaaagctcaacattcagaaaacaaagatcatggcatccgatcccatcacttcatgggaaatagatggggaaacagtggcagactttatttttaggggctccaaaatcactgcagatggtgactgcagccatgaaattaaaagatgcttactccttggaaggaaagttatgaccaacctagatagcatattcaaaagcagagacattactttgccaacaaaggttcgtctagtcaaggctatggtttttccagtggtcatgtatggatgtgagagttggactgtgaggaaggcagagcgccgaagaattgatgcttttgaactgtggtgttggagaagactcttgagagtcccttggactgcaaggagatccaaccagtccattctgaaggagatcagccctgggatttctttggaaggaatgatggtaaagctgaaactccagtactttggccacttcatgcaaagagttgactcattggaaaagactctgatgctgggagggattgggggaaggaggagaaggggacgacggaggatgagatggctggatggtgtcactgactcgatggacgtgagtctgggtgaactccgggagttggtgatggacagggaggcctggcgtgctgcgattcatggggtcacaaagagtcggacacgactgagcgactgaactgaactgaacataaactCATGGCCAGGGTCACAGCAGGCATCATTAATTGGCCAGGTGAGGGGATCCTATCTAGTGATTATCAATAGTGACCTGGATCtgactataatttttcttttcttttaaagtcaACCAGTCTTTTCTCAGGGTCAACCAGTTAGCGCCTTGGAGTAGAGAAATTCACCAGGGTAACCCAgaactagacacaggtaattggccacaaacccaacaaCTGGATTGTTTCTAAAACTAGCATGGGATCAGGCCTatgatagaaaagcatttgatttatatgcaaaggtccgagaagtcaagaaaacattttaaatgatcatACTAgtcaggtccagcatcttgggcaagctgtcttATCTCTGATGTCATCTTCTCGTCCTGGGTATTGCAGTTTCTCCTCTGTTTGAGCATCGTTTTAAGGTGACATCAAGTCAGCTGTCCTCTCTATAGACCAGTCCACTGTAGGGGCCTTTGAAAGTGGGAATTAGTCTGAGTCAATTTCCCTTCAATTTCACTGTgcatgagctagttaagagtacctgatAAAAAGGTCCTTCCATCCAGGTTAGAGACAGTTCCTTAAACTATGTCCTTCTTCAGTCCTGGTTGCAGCTCATGAGACATCTGATCTTTATGCAAAGACAGATTACTGAGGTAAGtttcagaaacaaacttagggtgtTCTTTaggaattcaattaaattttacattaatatcacattacagcaaagaactatccagGAAATGAGTCTTACTAGATAcagacctccattaacaaacagatttaacatttatcaaaacatctttttctccctaaagttaccctcatttttatcaaatataaccaaattaaggcTAGTTTGTTTGCAAAATAGTTATGCTCTCAAAAATTTGGCCTAACCTGGTTTACATAACCAATTGATCGTAGACTTTTTACTTTGCTGTTAAAGTCTCagactaaacttttaaaataaaacctttcggGACTGGGAAAGTCATGCCAAAAGCTTATTATAGATTTCACCTAACAAAAGTAGGTGAATTCTTCCGTTTTCAATGTCTtaaaaattccttgagatttctGTACCTGTTAGTGAGATAACTTCCGTAACTCATCTGATAAAGTTACTAGAAAGCAAGAGTGTCCAATCTCTGGAGGAGTCGgatagaaaatataattgttattTGTTTGTAACATCTGATTTTACCAAATTCTTGTCATAATTAGTTTGAAGGGAAGGTTTTCCCTACTCCCCCAAAACAGATTCAAACCTGTGattttttcagatagaaaccataaaagttaaATGCATATTCGctggttcattcagtccttttgttaacttttgtgaagtcatcaggCTTCTCATTAGAATTCTAGGACATATCAGAATGTTAGGAACTCCATATAATgtctaggatatctatattagtaaaaTTTACCATACATTATAACCTGCGAGGATTTATCACTCATTTGATAATatttcccatgtaatttaaccaaccaaataaacacaATTCGTTTAATACCTCTATATGGGATGTTTCAGGGGTGCTCTGAAGTACCACAAAATTAACTAGAGATCAAAAGAACttcaacagaattttatttaggaagttttgtcaaaaaaatcaatcaaaagggtttagaacatttGGTCAGATTCAGTCAATGCTGAtgggtgtatcatttagcttgctgaGATGTCACAATAGGTGTATATACCAAGGCTCAAGAGCTAGTGAAAGTCGACTCCGTCATACTGGACCTAGTTGGCTCTAACCAGTTTTCCTATGGCTGTGTCATTcctaacaaaatccatttatcCAACTAATTATGatccaattttagaaaatcctgatcatGTATAactcttttcagtatttttataccTTCTACTAAAGACACATCTTAGTTTCCCTAAAGTATTTTCCACAATGAGGTACATTTCTTGTTGACAAATTTGTATCAGAATAGTCTTCTTTGACCTCTAAACCTATagtaagctccagtactttggccacctgatgtgaagaactgactcactggaaaagaccctgatgccatgaaagattgaaggcaggaggagaaggggacaacagaggatgaggcgattgaatggcgtcaccgactcaatggacatgagtttgagcaagctccaggagttggtgatggacaaggaagcctggcatgctgcagtccatggggctgcaaagattcggacatgactgagcaactaaactgactgaaacCTAGGTACAACAGAAATATTATACATATTGATGGATGTCTGTGTTACCAGGTAttaatttaatactgaatatttcccactTCATGTGAACCTGGAATTCATTCAGTTTATTTTAGAATTATCTGATTTGTAAGCTGCTTACTTTTATTTAagtcaattaaatagagctcatttacaaattaatctcaaaaatgttatCCAGAAACAAGGACATGCCAAGACATACACATATTCAGACAGATACAAGGCAAGATCTAGGTTCATTTTCTAAACTTAGTCATGAATTATACATTAAGATATAAAATTCACTAATTTATAAATAACAGTtggaatatataaattttaaaaagacttcttcccatttttcctcagtctcaggagttagagatggtctagataagtgttCCTGAGAACCCTGGTCTCAagacacagggaaagaaaatcaagttctaacaaaatggcAGCAGGTCTAAACCAAATGGTAGCCACACAAAGCAAAATGGGCATCACAAATCAGAACACAGAACATAAAACACACACGTAGACCTGGAAGTTCTCATAAAAcactcccttaaatacaagatTACAGTTTCTaagaaaacctcctatagagacacagaacttcagatccaagtactaacagagtaaatgaaaatatctcaggtcttcaaagatttcaaagggaggaaaggaagccaggttgaaagaagaggggggaggaggtgggagagaagggCCAAAGGGGTGGCCTTATAGACGTCTCTTGCCACCTGCAGATACCCAGGCCTTACGGGGTTTTACCCTGGGCTTCCAGAGAAGGGGGGACTGGAGCTCGGCCTTAACAGAAACCAGACGGGAGTTTACCCTGGGCTTCCAGAGAAGGGGGGACTGGAGCTCATCCTTAACAGAAACCAGAACAGAACAGAATcagaattcgagttctctgccaagaggaggtgatcagtctccaatcctcagctcacGTTGCGGCCCTTCGACCAGATTCCTGCTTCCAGGACCAGGGGCCTAGAAAAAAAAGAGtaggataggaagggttaaggagaggaaagagagagcaaAGGGGAGAAAGGTCAgtaaagtctcttgttccttaaCCCGTcagggcactctggccagttgtccatGTCAAGAGCAGAGCAGAGACAAAAAGGTCCCAGTTGCGGCCGCTGGGTCTGGTCCATCGGCAGGCAAGCTGGTCCCTGAGTACCCcaagtggtcaggatgtcagttgCAGCAAAGGAGTGCCGTCCAGAGTCGCTATTTGTTGCAGGAAGAgaaaccccttccagggcccaaaagtgggctcttgtgtaacacttggaaatgaattgtccgaggagacactcctgctgacaaagcaagagactttatcgGGAAGGGGCGCCCGGACGAGAGCAAGAGAGTAAGGGAAGCCAGGATAGACTGCACTGCCTTggggctcgcagtctcgggttttatggtgatgtagttagtttccgggttgtcttcgGCCAGttgttctgactcagggtcctttctTGTGGcacacgccttgttcagccaagatggatgccagtgagaTGGATTCTGAGAGGTGGTTGGACATGTGGTGTcactttttgacctttcccgaactctcccagttggtggtggcttattagtttcctgttccttaccaggacctcctgtcctaaaacaactcatgcaaataggAACTATGGTGCCTgaccagggtgggcagtttcagtcagtgtgcttcccctgcCAAGCTGGGAAGCTCCCTGCCCGGGGATTTCAATCACTTTTGCCCCAACAGGCTGGGCTTAGGGAGCCCCAGGGCTCCTCAGCATGCACCCCCACCCAGTTCGGAGCTGAGAGTGGACTGGGACCATGGGCCCCACTGTCCTGCTCTTCTAGAGGCAGGCCGACGGCAGCAACCTTGGATTCCAGTGTTCAGCCGGTGGCAGAACGATGGGGCTGGCATGCCTGCAGGGGAGGATTCGCCCTGTGGTGCCAGGGCTCAGCTGAGCCCCCAGAGGCCGGCGCCAGTCGAGCCTGGAGCTGGCGGCGGGAATCCCGCAGGGCGGCGCTACCGGGGGCGCTGGGGGAAGCCCCGGCGCAAAGTGATCTTGGGACTTCTTCCCTCTTAGGGCGGGTAGGCTGAGCCTGGACTCCGCGGGCGCCGCCCCCGCGCCGGGGATCCGGCGTCCGCGCTCCATTCGGGTGAGCTCGGGCCGTCGGGCCTCTGGGGCCCTTGGTCCGCTCGGGCCGTGGGCGGGGCACGCTCTGGGCGCGCGGCTATTGGGCGGCGGCTAGGGCGCGCGCCGCCGCTCCCCCGCGCACGCTCCTTGCGCCTCGCAACGACGCGCCGGGGCGCCGCTACGGCTGTGCCGCGACGCGCGCCGGCGATTGGCggaggggcgggggccggggcgcGGCTGCCCGCGGATTGGCCGCGCCGAGCGGGGGCGGGCCGCGCACGCACTTATGGGGCGGTGTCCGGCCGCGGGCGCTGGTGCCAAGATGTCGGCGGCGGCGGTCCCGGAGCTGAAGCGGATCAGTCGGGTGGAAGCGATGCGCCTGGGCCCCGGCTGGAGCCACTCGTGCCACGCCATGCTGTACGCCGCGAACCCGGGTCAGCTCTTCGGCCGCATCCCCATGCGCTTCTCGGTGCTGGTGAGGACGCGGGCGTGCGGGCGGCCAGGGAACGGGGCACCGCCGCTCGGACCCGCGCCCGTGACCCGGCGCTCCGTTGCAGATGCAGATGCGCTTCGACGGGCTGCTGGGCTTCCCCGGGGGCTTCGTGGACCGGCGTTTCTGGTCGCTGGAGGACGGACTGAACCGGgtgctgggcctgggcctgggctgcCTCCGCCTCACGGAGGCTGACTACTTGAGCTCGCACCTGACCGAGGGCCCGCACCGCGTCGTGGCGCACCTGTACGCGCGGCAGCTGACGCTGGAGCAGCTGCATGCCGTGGAGATCAGCGCGGTGCACTCGCGGGACCATGGCCTGGAGGTGGGGCCGCCGCCCGGGCCccgggccccgccccccgccccggggTTTGGCTCTGGCCCCGCGGAAGGCACCGATGGGTAACACGTCTCCCTGAGGGTTCCCTGGCCGGGCTGGGAGGGTGACGCTGTCTCAGCttcggggtggggagagggaccaGGGGCCGGGTAGGGTGGGAGGCGGGCCGGGGCGCCCTCGGGGCTGTGTTCCATCTGCCTTGCTGCCTGCCATTGCCAATCCTGGGAGTGGGGGCGTGGGATCGGTGGGAGGCTGGGAAGGGGCGGTGCCTGCTCCGGGGGGTGTGAACTGCAGAGTACAGAGGTCTGGGTTCTCGTGGTGGGGGCACGATGACTCTTTCTAGTTGTGGGTTTCATCGCCTAGAAGGCCTGGGAGTGACACTTGGGGTGTTCGGGATTCATCAGGTGGAAGAGGGAGCATGGGGTCTGGACTGGGGGCTTCCCGCCAGGGACTGAGGGCTGGGATTTGGGGACGGGGTACGTGCATGGGGGCGGGGGTTGAAACtcgctgggggaagggaggggctgcACTTTCCCGAGGGAGCCGGTTGCCCCCCACCCGTGCCGGGGCCTCACATTATGTCCTGGGCAACCTGGCTGCCCTATCCCCAGCCTAGTGGCTCACCAGCTCCTCCTGCAACGGCCCTGCCGTCCCCAGACTCCTGGTCCCAACCCTAGTCTCCTGTCCACAGGTACTGGGACTTGTCCGTGTCCCTCTGTACACCCAGAAGGACCGAGTCGGGGGCTTTCCCAACTTCCTGAGCAACGCCTTCATCAGTACGGCCAAGTACCAGCTCCTGTTCGCCCTCAAGGTGCTCAACATGATGCCAGAGGAGAAGCTGGCTGAGGCTCTGGCCGCTGCcacagagaagcagaagaaagccCTGGAGAAGCTGCTCCCGTCTTCCTCCTGAGGTGCTCCTGTGCCCTtttgcccctgccccacccccctttCCCAGCTCTATCTGCCTGTGGGCTGTGTTCCTGCGGGCATGTCTTCTAGCATGTGCTACGTTTGCCCCACCTGACTGGGGAAGTGGGCATCTTGTCACTTCCAATGCCCTGAGCAGTTACTGGGGGGTGGCCTGGGCACACCCATGCTGAGGCTCACTCCACACATCTCACTGTGGACTGGGGGGGAGCCCAGAGGCTGTCTGACTGCCCGTGGGTGCATGCACAGGGCCCTGGAGAAGCTGGTTTGTTCTCAGGGCACTTTTGTTCTTGAGGAGGCTACCGCTGGGTTGACTTTTTCCTGCATCCTGCCCTGAGCCAGCCCTAGCCTGAGCTAGGAGGTGACACTGTGAACTCTGGTTGTTAGCTTTACTTGTGAGTTTTCAGAGCAGCTGTACCTCCTTGGGTCTGGTCCCTGTGGACAGGCAGGGCCGTGGGGCCCAGGTGTAGAGGAGCTGctggggggacagggaggccgTGTGTTCTTTGGTCCTGGCTGCAGGTCCGGGGTAGACGCAGGAGGTGTCCCTTCCCTGCttcccagggactgagcctgagTGGGGCTCTGGGCCCTTCAGCGTGGAGCCCAGgctgcctgcccctcccaggcAGGGTGCGGCCACCTCCCTGTGGTTACTGTGGCCCTGCGTGCTGTGGACGCTGGGCCGTGAGCCTGATCCGGTGGTTTCTCCATGGAAACGGACAggccttcctcctctctcccggTCTGGGTGGCTCTGCTCTGGCCTGCTTTGAGAGCCTCCCCTCTGTTGGCAGCACGCTATGCGGGCGCCCCCAGGAGACGGTCCGGCAGCACCAGCTGAGCGTGCAGTGACAACAGCGGAGCCCCCGGGGCAGGAGGGTCACCACTGGTGGTCTCCTAGGTACGGGAAGACTTCTCAGTGAAGCTGACGGTTTCCGTGGTACCGGCCTGGCTGGTAAGGACAGCAGGTTCCTGGCCCTGCCTGGGCACCCGCCTTGGAGCCTTGGTGCAGCGCTGGCACGTGTGGGCAGGAGCACTGGCTCCGTAATAAAACACCTGAACCTCATTCCTCTGATTTTCTGGGGCGCGCTTCACTCGCTAGGTAGCTCTGTCAGGAGGGGCTCTGCACAGGTGGTCCTGCCGCAgggccagggatggggcagcGGAGGTCACCCGGACGCTGCCCTCCCCTCACTGTGCCTCATCAGCCAGGACCACAGGCCAGCACCGAACCCGCACCACCGGAGTGTAAGTTTTATTTTCCCACAAATGACCTACGCTGCCTAGGGCCCCAGGCCGCCCCACCTGGGCAAACCTAAGCGTGGCCTGGGGACGCTCCCCGCGGCCCTGCCGGCTCCGGGCTTCAGCCGGGGTCTGACGAGATGACAAGAGACCCCATCCTGCCTCGCTGCCCTGCACTGGCCCTGGCCTGcccgcctgctgctgctgctcctctggCCGCCGCAGCTGCCTGCTCGCTGCCCTCCTGTTCTCGGGCACACAGCTTCAGGGTGGATCAGTCACCCCACGTCCGGTTCTGAGAAGGGAAAAGGCAGACTGGAGGGGGCTCCCTTAGCCGCCCCGCCGACCCTGCTCTCTGGGCCTGTGGCTGCTGGACACTCACCATCCCCTGGCTACGGCTCCCGCCAGCTCTCCTTCCCGCTCAGCGCCTGCAGCTTCTCCAGGCTCTGCGTCACCGAGCACAGGACTCGCCCTGAGGACAGGAGCACACAGTCATGGCTTCACAAGCTGGGGCGTAG from Bos javanicus breed banteng chromosome 25, ARS-OSU_banteng_1.0, whole genome shotgun sequence harbors:
- the NUDT16L1 gene encoding tudor-interacting repair regulator protein isoform X2 is translated as MGRCPAAGAGAKMSAAAVPELKRISRVEAMRLGPGWSHSCHAMLYAANPGQLFGRIPMRFSVLMQMRFDGLLGFPGGFVDRRFWSLEDGLNRVLGLGLGCLRLTEADYLSSHLTEGPHRVVAHLYARQLTLEQLHAVEISAVHSRDHGLEVGPPPGPRAPPPAPGFGSGPAEGTDGYWDLSVSLCTPRRTESGAFPTS
- the NUDT16L1 gene encoding tudor-interacting repair regulator protein isoform X1, producing MGRCPAAGAGAKMSAAAVPELKRISRVEAMRLGPGWSHSCHAMLYAANPGQLFGRIPMRFSVLMQMRFDGLLGFPGGFVDRRFWSLEDGLNRVLGLGLGCLRLTEADYLSSHLTEGPHRVVAHLYARQLTLEQLHAVEISAVHSRDHGLEVLGLVRVPLYTQKDRVGGFPNFLSNAFISTAKYQLLFALKVLNMMPEEKLAEALAAATEKQKKALEKLLPSSS